The Acetomicrobium flavidum genome window below encodes:
- a CDS encoding TldD/PmbA family protein: protein MMGLPERDLVESAAFWTLDQLKGHKYITGADILYKADVSSLLSFIDGNLEEDSRGKAVSLGLRVIDEEGRQGIAYCNLLAKEALSKVVKWAVHNSKNNDPNPYVELNRNQGVPFEDRDIFDPFIAEGLSFDRGSKICACLTEEARNTDKRVKSVREAFYGEGYEETFYLSSEGFCEWQKETVARCDVVVIMSDGDEMEMGGFGDERRYALDLDYLNIARQAVCRTRMTLGGKHLKTAKYVLVLDSMASASFVSLLEDCFLADNVHKGRSLLSGKLGRQIASNVVNLIDDATLNRGMGSYIFDGEGTPGQRTTLLSGGVLNGFLYNIEHAKMDGVPSTGNCVRGTASLPSVGASNLFILPGTQDLQCLLNKVDSGIYVTDLLGLHTFDPVSGDFSLGIKGAYIRKGALENPVSGMTIAGNLYDVLFHVIEVGNDIKFYGSVGSPSLVIEDVTAAGV from the coding sequence ATGATGGGTTTGCCTGAAAGGGATTTGGTGGAATCTGCTGCCTTTTGGACTTTAGACCAGTTGAAGGGCCATAAATATATAACAGGAGCCGACATATTATATAAAGCTGATGTCTCGTCTTTGCTGTCCTTCATCGACGGCAACTTGGAAGAAGATTCCAGGGGTAAGGCTGTTTCCCTGGGATTGCGCGTCATCGATGAAGAAGGCAGGCAGGGCATTGCTTACTGCAACTTGTTGGCTAAAGAAGCATTATCCAAGGTTGTTAAATGGGCTGTTCATAATAGCAAAAACAACGATCCAAATCCTTATGTAGAACTGAATCGCAATCAAGGTGTTCCCTTTGAGGACAGAGATATATTTGATCCGTTCATAGCCGAGGGCTTGAGCTTTGATCGGGGATCAAAGATATGCGCCTGCTTAACGGAGGAAGCACGTAATACTGATAAACGCGTCAAATCCGTAAGGGAAGCTTTTTATGGAGAAGGTTACGAGGAGACATTTTATTTATCCAGCGAAGGTTTTTGTGAGTGGCAAAAGGAAACAGTGGCAAGATGCGATGTCGTAGTGATAATGAGTGATGGCGATGAGATGGAAATGGGAGGCTTTGGAGATGAACGACGCTATGCCCTCGATCTGGATTACCTTAACATAGCCAGACAAGCAGTTTGTAGAACTCGCATGACTTTAGGCGGCAAGCATTTGAAGACCGCTAAGTATGTTTTGGTGTTGGATAGTATGGCATCGGCATCTTTCGTGTCTTTGCTGGAAGATTGCTTTTTGGCTGATAACGTTCATAAGGGCAGGTCATTGCTTTCCGGCAAACTGGGTCGTCAAATAGCTTCAAACGTAGTCAACTTGATTGATGATGCAACCCTAAATAGAGGTATGGGAAGTTACATCTTCGATGGCGAAGGCACCCCGGGCCAGAGGACAACCCTGCTTTCAGGTGGTGTCCTAAATGGTTTTTTATATAATATAGAACATGCAAAGATGGATGGAGTGCCTTCGACTGGCAACTGCGTTCGAGGTACTGCTTCGTTGCCCAGCGTAGGAGCTTCTAATCTATTCATCTTGCCGGGGACACAAGACTTGCAGTGCCTTTTGAATAAAGTTGATTCCGGCATCTATGTTACAGACTTACTCGGACTACATACGTTTGATCCTGTAAGCGGCGATTTTTCTCTGGGCATTAAGGGAGCTTACATTAGGAAGGGTGCGCTCGAAAATCCCGTGTCAGGAATGACGATAGCGGGTAATCTTTATGATGTCCTTTTTCACGTGATAGAAGTCGGAAATGACATAAAATTTTATGGGAGTGTGGGATCTCCTTCTTTGGTGATTGAAGATGTTACAGCGGCAGGTGTATAG
- a CDS encoding methyl-accepting chemotaxis protein, with translation MDEVLVRRVEHTKQELAGIANQFSNLSSQFKDMVEQFAISRQEADKNVSTIQKMNDELTTDLQKSGTDLESMNKKVKETIDTTYATLNSFLEIQQISKEIQRIAKQTNLLALNASIEAARAGEHGRGFAVVASEVQKLASESKSASEGISQRIESISHSVEESMQSISKISQMFNVLQSSLQSFLNFLNMNKSFLENLSKFIYQSEEELQSSSLQMTNSVEILSQAQQRFEAMSNIISSIVKAQNNLKTISL, from the coding sequence ATGGACGAAGTACTGGTAAGGCGTGTCGAACACACCAAACAAGAGCTTGCGGGCATCGCCAACCAATTCTCGAACTTAAGCTCTCAATTCAAGGACATGGTCGAGCAATTCGCAATAAGCAGACAAGAGGCGGATAAAAACGTCTCCACTATACAAAAAATGAACGATGAATTAACTACGGATCTTCAAAAATCTGGAACAGATCTAGAATCCATGAACAAAAAGGTCAAAGAGACCATAGACACAACATACGCCACCTTAAACTCATTCTTAGAGATCCAACAAATATCGAAGGAAATACAGAGGATTGCGAAACAGACAAACCTGCTGGCCTTAAATGCCTCCATCGAAGCAGCAAGGGCTGGAGAACACGGACGAGGGTTTGCGGTGGTCGCCAGTGAGGTCCAAAAACTGGCAAGCGAATCCAAAAGCGCATCAGAGGGCATTTCGCAAAGAATCGAAAGCATTTCGCATTCAGTCGAGGAGTCAATGCAAAGCATATCGAAGATAAGCCAAATGTTCAATGTCCTACAAAGCTCTTTACAAAGTTTCTTGAATTTTTTGAACATGAATAAATCTTTTTTGGAAAACCTGTCAAAGTTCATTTACCAATCCGAAGAAGAACTTCAAAGCAGCTCTTTGCAGATGACCAACTCGGTAGAGATACTATCCCAGGCACAACAGCGCTTTGAGGCTATGAGCAACATCATTTCTTCAATTGTCAAAGCTCAAAACAACTTAAAAACCATCTCCCTTTAA
- a CDS encoding PHP domain-containing protein → MGMLIDLHVHSTASDGTLSPSDLVSMARATGISLLSLTDHDTTNGLVEFEQACFIGGVAGLRGIELSAEYYCSVHILGYGIDYENSSFQNTLVRIRKYRDERNAAICEKLRSLGLEITLDDIEVESKGEVIARPHIAKALLKKGYVSSVKEAFEKYLGRGAPAYVPRKTLTPEDCITLIRQVNGLPVLAHPGEMYLSPESFELLLKKLKDIGLWGLECYSSHHRADEIFNFLRIAAKFKLKPTAGSDFHGSMRPEVKLGIDVPDDIIPEELFFLAGRRTIMPTKTRGEKSYFEGRMNHDVYRFEK, encoded by the coding sequence ATGGGAATGCTGATCGATCTGCACGTTCATTCCACTGCCTCCGACGGAACACTATCCCCTTCGGATCTAGTATCAATGGCAAGGGCAACGGGTATATCCTTGTTGTCGCTTACCGATCACGATACCACAAATGGCCTTGTGGAATTTGAGCAGGCCTGTTTTATTGGTGGCGTTGCCGGATTGCGCGGTATAGAGCTCTCGGCAGAGTATTACTGCAGTGTTCACATATTGGGCTATGGTATAGATTATGAGAACTCATCTTTTCAAAACACTTTGGTAAGGATAAGAAAATACCGAGACGAGAGAAACGCCGCAATCTGCGAGAAGCTGAGGTCGTTGGGGCTAGAGATAACCCTGGATGATATTGAGGTCGAATCCAAAGGTGAAGTGATAGCTAGGCCCCATATAGCCAAGGCATTGTTAAAGAAGGGATATGTATCTAGCGTCAAAGAGGCCTTCGAAAAATATCTTGGCAGAGGAGCTCCTGCTTATGTCCCAAGAAAAACACTTACACCAGAAGATTGTATAACATTGATCCGCCAGGTAAACGGATTGCCCGTTTTAGCACATCCTGGCGAAATGTATTTGAGCCCTGAAAGCTTTGAATTATTGCTAAAGAAGCTTAAAGATATTGGACTGTGGGGGCTTGAGTGTTATTCGAGCCATCATAGGGCAGATGAGATTTTTAATTTTTTGAGGATAGCAGCAAAGTTCAAGCTGAAGCCGACAGCGGGAAGCGACTTTCATGGATCGATGAGGCCTGAGGTAAAACTGGGCATCGACGTACCGGATGACATAATACCCGAAGAATTATTTTTCCTAGCCGGCAGGAGGACGATAATGCCGACGAAGACCCGTGGCGAAAAATCCTATTTTGAGGGGAGAATGAATCATGACGTTTATCGATTTGAGAAGTGA
- the ltaE gene encoding low-specificity L-threonine aldolase encodes MTFIDLRSDTVTKPSAEMRKAMAEAEVGDDVYQEDPTVIELERLAAEMMGHEAALFVCSGTMGNLVSLLTHCTRGDGVILGLNSHIYVNEGGGLSALGGLVPLCVNDDEGIPKPQEVLSFCRPKNVHYAPAKLLCLENTHNACGGVAISPEIFASMVDLAKSKGLFVHLDGARMFNAAIAWDVAPATYAKLVDSVQFCLSKGLGAPMGSVICGNKSYIERARHWRKRVGGGLRQVGVVAAAGIVALKGYPDLAKDHEKARILRDRLADGGVKIAEVSKPTNMVYFEVKDTIDVAFLAERCKQRGVLFNPTPKKIRLVTHRDVSFEDVERAAKVILEELHK; translated from the coding sequence ATGACGTTTATCGATTTGAGAAGTGATACCGTAACTAAACCTTCTGCCGAGATGAGGAAGGCAATGGCGGAGGCCGAAGTGGGAGATGACGTTTATCAGGAGGATCCAACGGTCATTGAGCTGGAAAGGCTTGCGGCCGAGATGATGGGACATGAAGCGGCTCTGTTTGTCTGTTCCGGAACCATGGGAAACTTGGTTTCGCTGCTTACCCATTGTACGCGTGGTGATGGAGTCATACTTGGACTGAATAGCCATATTTACGTTAATGAAGGCGGCGGGCTGTCCGCCCTGGGAGGACTTGTGCCTCTCTGTGTTAACGATGACGAGGGGATTCCTAAACCTCAGGAAGTATTATCTTTTTGTAGGCCGAAAAATGTCCACTATGCTCCCGCAAAACTGCTGTGTTTGGAAAATACTCACAACGCGTGCGGAGGGGTTGCTATATCTCCCGAAATCTTTGCCTCTATGGTTGATTTGGCAAAAAGCAAAGGGCTTTTTGTGCACCTTGATGGAGCCAGGATGTTCAATGCAGCCATAGCGTGGGATGTTGCGCCGGCAACTTACGCCAAACTTGTCGATTCCGTTCAATTTTGCTTATCGAAGGGATTGGGGGCTCCTATGGGATCTGTAATATGCGGCAATAAAAGCTATATAGAAAGGGCAAGGCATTGGCGGAAACGTGTTGGAGGGGGGCTGCGCCAGGTTGGAGTTGTTGCCGCTGCAGGCATAGTTGCATTGAAAGGATATCCTGATTTGGCCAAAGATCATGAAAAAGCCAGGATATTAAGGGATAGGTTAGCTGATGGAGGCGTTAAGATAGCGGAGGTATCGAAGCCAACAAATATGGTATATTTCGAAGTAAAAGACACTATAGATGTCGCCTTTCTGGCAGAAAGATGCAAGCAAAGGGGCGTTTTATTCAATCCGACCCCGAAGAAGATAAGGCTGGTTACACATCGCGACGTGAGCTTTGAGGATGTCGAAAGGGCTGCAAAGGTCATATTGGAGGAATTGCATAAATGA
- a CDS encoding NAD(P)/FAD-dependent oxidoreductase, giving the protein MSDITVDVAVIGAGPAGIAAGVGAKEAGADRVAIFERDWDLGGILQQCIHPGFGLHVFGEELTGPEYIHRWIDKAREAGVEFWTNSMVFHMEDDGSFWIMNPSLGIKKVTPKSVVLAMGCRERPLGALGIPGTRPAGIYTAGTAQRLVNMEGYMPGNKVVILGSGDVGLIMARRMIWEGAQVLGVYEIMPWPGGLRRNIAQCLDDYGIPFHLEETVIEIHGKDRLEGVTVAKVDKDRNPVVGTEHFIACDTLLLAVGLIPENELSRMAGVEINPITQGPFVNELLQTSKPNIFAAGNVVIVYDLVDWVSKEAERAGRNAALYAIGQLKQVARQIRIVGGKNVRLYSPQFLSGQSDATIYMRVTQPIEKRCKAIVEPGLYERQLRYARPGEMNEAHVKLEDLKALGDIEEIVVDIREA; this is encoded by the coding sequence ATGAGTGATATTACCGTAGATGTGGCGGTCATTGGCGCTGGTCCTGCTGGTATAGCAGCTGGAGTAGGCGCTAAAGAAGCTGGGGCCGATAGAGTGGCCATATTTGAGAGGGATTGGGATTTGGGTGGTATATTACAACAGTGCATACATCCCGGATTCGGCTTGCATGTCTTCGGCGAAGAATTAACCGGGCCCGAATACATACACCGATGGATTGATAAGGCTCGTGAAGCTGGTGTGGAGTTTTGGACTAACAGCATGGTGTTTCACATGGAAGACGATGGCTCTTTTTGGATAATGAACCCTTCGCTGGGAATCAAAAAGGTTACGCCGAAGAGCGTAGTCTTGGCGATGGGATGTCGAGAAAGACCGCTAGGTGCTTTGGGTATACCGGGCACAAGACCTGCCGGGATATATACAGCTGGTACGGCTCAAAGGTTAGTCAACATGGAGGGTTACATGCCTGGCAATAAAGTGGTCATTTTAGGCTCAGGTGACGTCGGGCTAATAATGGCAAGAAGGATGATTTGGGAAGGAGCACAAGTGCTCGGGGTTTACGAGATAATGCCTTGGCCGGGCGGCCTTAGGCGAAATATAGCTCAGTGTTTGGACGACTACGGCATCCCCTTTCATTTGGAAGAGACCGTCATCGAGATTCATGGGAAGGACAGGCTTGAAGGTGTGACCGTGGCCAAAGTTGACAAAGACCGAAATCCAGTCGTAGGAACTGAGCATTTTATTGCTTGCGATACTCTACTTTTGGCTGTGGGGCTCATTCCGGAAAACGAGCTTTCTAGGATGGCTGGCGTAGAAATTAATCCAATAACCCAAGGGCCCTTTGTAAATGAGCTTTTGCAGACTTCTAAACCTAATATTTTTGCTGCCGGCAATGTGGTCATAGTTTACGATTTAGTCGATTGGGTGAGCAAGGAAGCCGAAAGGGCTGGAAGGAACGCTGCGCTTTATGCTATTGGACAGCTGAAACAGGTTGCCAGACAGATCAGGATCGTTGGAGGTAAAAACGTAAGGTTGTATTCGCCGCAATTCCTATCCGGTCAAAGCGATGCGACAATCTATATGCGAGTTACTCAACCCATAGAGAAAAGATGCAAGGCCATAGTTGAACCGGGCTTATATGAGAGACAATTAAGGTACGCCAGGCCTGGAGAGATGAACGAAGCCCACGTCAAACTGGAAGATCTTAAAGCCCTTGGCGATATCGAGGAAATCGTTGTGGACATAAGGGAGGCTTAA
- a CDS encoding HPr family phosphocarrier protein → MIEKEIVVKNPHGLHARPAAVFVQKAAAFPCKITISKNGKEVDAKSILAVMSLGIEPNEAILLRADGEGEEEALIELAKICEDTEM, encoded by the coding sequence GTGATTGAAAAGGAAATTGTCGTAAAAAATCCCCACGGCCTGCATGCCAGGCCGGCTGCAGTGTTTGTTCAAAAGGCGGCGGCGTTTCCCTGCAAGATTACTATTTCGAAAAACGGCAAGGAAGTCGACGCTAAAAGCATATTGGCAGTCATGAGCTTGGGGATAGAGCCAAATGAGGCGATCCTGTTGCGTGCTGATGGCGAAGGGGAAGAAGAGGCATTGATAGAGCTGGCAAAGATATGCGAAGACACTGAGATGTAA
- a CDS encoding oxygen-binding di-iron domain-containing protein yields the protein MPQTSSFKLYDDGKVIFYLLGWEETEDEGSVQTNQYLLISGDEAVLMDPGGAHVFPRVLANVSEIININKITHIFYSHQDPDVSSGVILWLSMINKVNVHIPGLWIRFLPHFGVYDQRMVSPIPDGGGELVLKNGHRLEMLPAHFLHSTGQATLYDPVSKILFSGDIGAAVFPPGKRYPIVENFESHVNYMKGFHVRYMASNQACRAWVNLVSGKDIEAIAPQHGAVIRGKDMVKDFLNWFGNLKCGVDIINEIYSTGGRRALSSRN from the coding sequence ATGCCACAAACAAGTTCATTCAAGCTATATGATGATGGAAAGGTAATTTTTTATCTGCTGGGATGGGAAGAGACGGAAGACGAGGGTTCTGTGCAGACTAACCAATATTTGTTGATAAGCGGCGATGAGGCCGTCCTAATGGATCCGGGTGGCGCTCACGTATTTCCAAGGGTTTTAGCAAATGTCTCTGAGATTATTAACATAAACAAGATAACTCATATATTCTACTCCCACCAAGATCCCGATGTATCTTCGGGGGTAATTCTATGGCTTTCCATGATAAATAAGGTCAATGTGCACATACCTGGTCTGTGGATCAGGTTTTTGCCGCACTTCGGCGTTTACGACCAGCGAATGGTATCGCCCATACCTGACGGCGGGGGCGAGTTGGTGCTCAAAAATGGCCATAGACTGGAGATGTTACCTGCTCATTTTCTGCACTCAACCGGCCAGGCAACGCTATACGACCCCGTGTCCAAGATACTTTTCTCGGGCGATATAGGAGCAGCCGTGTTCCCGCCTGGTAAAAGATATCCAATTGTAGAAAACTTTGAAAGCCACGTTAATTATATGAAGGGCTTTCACGTGAGGTACATGGCCTCCAATCAAGCGTGTCGAGCTTGGGTTAACTTGGTTAGCGGCAAAGATATAGAGGCAATCGCTCCCCAACACGGCGCTGTAATTAGGGGCAAAGACATGGTAAAAGACTTTCTAAATTGGTTTGGAAATCTCAAGTGCGGTGTGGATATCATAAACGAAATTTATTCCACTGGGGGGAGAAGGGCGCTCTCCTCGCGAAATTAA
- a CDS encoding DUF1667 domain-containing protein: MPEERKIICTACPVGCFMSVSEENGEIISISGNSCPRGKEYAKIELVDPRRVFASTVRVEGGALPVCPVRSKYPVPKSKITDIAKAVARVKVKAPIEIGQVIIENVCDTGVDIVATRSLPARQSVEVSQGG; this comes from the coding sequence ATGCCCGAGGAAAGAAAAATAATATGTACGGCTTGTCCTGTGGGTTGTTTTATGTCAGTCAGCGAAGAAAATGGAGAGATTATATCGATCTCAGGTAACAGCTGTCCCAGGGGTAAGGAGTACGCTAAAATAGAACTTGTCGACCCCAGAAGGGTATTTGCCTCTACCGTTAGGGTAGAGGGGGGAGCATTGCCAGTATGTCCTGTCAGGAGTAAATATCCTGTTCCCAAGAGCAAGATCACTGATATCGCTAAGGCCGTTGCGCGCGTCAAGGTCAAGGCTCCTATTGAAATTGGTCAGGTTATAATCGAAAACGTATGCGACACCGGCGTGGACATCGTGGCTACCAGGTCTTTGCCGGCAAGACAATCTGTTGAAGTATCCCAAGGAGGTTAA
- a CDS encoding chemotaxis protein CheW encodes MAVKESTSTVEDTSQETKNGKEKTLLVFDLFEEHYAIEVSKIKEIVRIPESITRVPNAPAYVCGVINLRGTVIPVMDIAVKMNRGKIERRGESRIVVIEEEDIVFGILVDSVREVRTVNVDQIESAESIDSAISKEYLQGIIRTKEGDLIVLLDVASIFDIRSYLD; translated from the coding sequence ATGGCAGTCAAAGAAAGTACTTCTACAGTTGAGGATACCTCTCAAGAAACCAAGAACGGCAAGGAGAAAACCTTATTGGTCTTCGATCTTTTTGAGGAACATTACGCCATCGAGGTTTCTAAGATCAAGGAGATTGTACGTATTCCGGAAAGCATCACTAGGGTTCCAAATGCGCCGGCCTATGTATGTGGGGTTATAAATTTGAGAGGCACAGTAATTCCCGTGATGGATATTGCAGTGAAGATGAACCGAGGAAAAATTGAACGTCGCGGCGAGTCGAGGATAGTCGTTATCGAGGAGGAGGATATCGTATTTGGTATCCTTGTCGATTCTGTTCGTGAAGTTAGAACTGTTAACGTAGATCAGATCGAAAGTGCGGAATCAATTGATTCTGCAATCTCTAAAGAATACCTTCAAGGTATCATTAGAACTAAAGAAGGAGATTTAATAGTTCTTTTGGATGTAGCTTCCATATTTGATATCAGAAGTTATCTTGATTGA
- a CDS encoding homoserine dehydrogenase, which yields MRVLLFGCGRVGRSFCELLSRKRNITASASISLVGVATRSRGCIYNPYGIDVDNLLKWEALTGRLDALLHEGGLILNDADEMLEDLDYDVLVECTPSDFELGEPARTIIKKALERGKHVVTANTGAMSLYYDELMEGSLQRGVSLLYEATVLSGTPLFSLVREGLPGCHVKRFEGILNGTCNYILSVMGMGSSFDEAMLEAQRRGLSEQNPWFDIDGLEAAAKTVIVAKSMMSLDIDIKQVSINGIRNVTMQNIEEAKRKGGKLKLVSRIEINSDGLDISVGPEILSLNHPLAYLEGFSIGALLLTDIIGEVCISGSSSGPKETAYSLLRDVLSIKRG from the coding sequence TTGAGAGTTTTGCTCTTTGGATGTGGAAGAGTTGGAAGGTCCTTTTGTGAGTTGCTAAGCAGAAAAAGAAATATCACAGCAAGCGCTTCGATTTCGCTAGTGGGGGTGGCAACGAGGAGTCGAGGCTGTATATATAATCCCTATGGTATCGATGTGGATAATTTGCTGAAATGGGAGGCCTTGACGGGAAGGTTAGATGCCTTATTGCATGAAGGCGGCTTGATCTTAAATGATGCTGACGAAATGTTGGAAGACCTGGATTATGACGTATTAGTTGAGTGCACTCCCTCGGATTTTGAGCTTGGGGAACCGGCGCGAACCATCATAAAAAAAGCCCTTGAGAGGGGAAAGCATGTAGTTACGGCAAACACCGGAGCAATGAGCTTATACTACGATGAACTAATGGAGGGATCGCTTCAAAGGGGAGTAAGCTTATTATATGAGGCAACGGTATTGTCCGGTACGCCCCTCTTCTCCCTTGTCCGAGAGGGCCTTCCCGGTTGTCACGTCAAAAGGTTTGAGGGGATACTTAATGGCACTTGCAACTATATTTTGAGCGTAATGGGGATGGGAAGCAGTTTCGATGAGGCCATGTTGGAGGCCCAAAGGCGTGGCCTTTCTGAACAAAATCCATGGTTCGATATCGATGGCCTGGAGGCTGCTGCCAAGACTGTGATAGTGGCAAAGAGCATGATGTCTTTGGATATCGATATAAAACAGGTGTCCATCAACGGGATTCGAAACGTGACGATGCAAAATATCGAGGAAGCAAAAAGAAAAGGCGGCAAGCTGAAGCTAGTGTCGAGAATTGAAATCAATTCCGATGGATTAGACATTTCCGTTGGACCTGAGATCCTATCTTTGAATCATCCATTAGCTTATTTGGAAGGCTTTTCTATAGGAGCGTTGCTTTTGACCGATATTATAGGAGAAGTGTGCATAAGCGGCTCCAGCTCTGGACCTAAAGAAACAGCATATTCCCTTTTAAGGGATGTATTATCCATCAAGAGAGGTTAG
- the yfcE gene encoding phosphodiesterase, producing MSSKIAVISDTHGSVTAWRKARQIWKGSNMIVHLGDVLYHGPRNPLPEGYMPKELAEEINDSDIPVMIVRGNCDADIDAVMLKWPIANPYLVMWWNNKLILASHGTDFERDRSLALSFGADLMLMGHTHVCSLARDGRTIFLNPGSVSLPKGKDPASLALIDEEAISILSLDGMVFHQESWDLR from the coding sequence ATGTCCTCCAAAATTGCTGTAATCTCTGATACTCATGGAAGTGTAACGGCCTGGAGGAAGGCGAGACAGATTTGGAAAGGATCAAATATGATCGTTCATCTTGGCGACGTGTTGTATCACGGGCCTCGAAATCCCCTTCCCGAAGGCTATATGCCGAAAGAACTGGCAGAAGAGATCAATGATTCGGATATTCCAGTCATGATTGTGCGGGGAAATTGTGATGCAGATATCGACGCTGTTATGTTGAAATGGCCAATAGCGAACCCCTATTTGGTCATGTGGTGGAACAATAAACTCATACTTGCCTCTCATGGCACGGATTTTGAAAGAGATAGAAGTCTAGCATTGTCATTTGGAGCAGATTTGATGTTGATGGGTCATACTCATGTGTGTTCGTTAGCGCGTGACGGAAGGACAATTTTTTTAAATCCAGGATCGGTCAGTTTGCCCAAAGGCAAAGACCCTGCTTCTTTAGCTTTGATCGATGAGGAAGCAATTAGCATCCTCTCATTGGATGGAATGGTGTTTCATCAAGAATCTTGGGATCTAAGATAA